The Halarchaeum grantii sequence GGGGCGATAAATATTGCAGACCGCTACCGCAGTGGAGAGAGTCGTTCCAGAAAACACGAGAACGACGATGACTCGGCTGCGGATGGGGCGCGTTTGACCGCGCCACAAGACAGCCACGCCGATGCTGACACCCAGCAAAAGACGCGTGGCACGAATGCGTCTTGAAACCATAGGGCCACGCCCGGCCTGAAATCCCGTGGCGGGATTCCCGCGTCTTCAGGCGCGGGAGGAGGTCAAGCCACCCACAGTGGAATTCCGTGTTTGGATCTGCGTAGTCAATTCTGAACTCGTCATGTGGCGGTGTTAATTTCCAGTGTACCTCCAACCGTGGTGGCTCAGGGCCAGTTGGTGGGGTGACGCGGTTTGGGTCTACCTCAGTGGCCAAGTATCGTTTCTGTATTGCGTCAGGTTCGAACCAAACGGAGACGACTTCTGCCTGCCGCTCGAGGACATCTCGAAGTGTTCGATAGAGAGCCGGGTTTTCTGCGTCCGGGTTCATGCTGGTGCCGTCTACTGTTCTCCAGGGAACCGATCGTAGAGCCGAAGCGCATCTTCAACGAGACGACGGCGCGTCTGGAGGTGTTCCCACTCGCGTGCGGCTTCGCGGCGAGCGCGCTCGTCCTCACGGTCTGGTGCACTACTCAGGCTTGCACGCAGCTCGTTGGGAGTTTCGACGTCGTATTCCGTCTTCCACGACCGAATCTGGTCGTTCATCTCCTCAAGACTCGTGGCGAGCTCGTCAGGCGAGTGATTTTCGTAGAGCTCGCGCATCTCAATGAGGTATTGCCCGACGGGATCTGGTGCATATGTTGTTTGCTGTCCGCGTGTATCAGCACTCAGCTTGCCATCGTCAACGAGTCGTGTGAGATACTTTGTCGCCGTCTCGTGGGCAACATCAGCTTCCCCCGCAATCCAATTGGCTGTTCGTGGCTCACTGACGGAGAGAGCGACGGCCTCGACACGCTCGGCTGCCGACAATTTAGTAGCCCAGTCGCGCTCCGATTCTTCACTCATATACCACTCTACCACCTCAGGGTAGAAATAAGTTGAGGTCGTCAGAATAATATCGAGTATAGGGATTGCAGGAATAAGAACAGGTTCAGTACTAATTGGAAATGAGTGTGCGGATGAAAAGGTGTGCTATCCATCTGGTTCAGTTTGTCGAGCCTCCGGAGAGGATGGAGGCTCTCAGCAATGAGCGACACACCAGACCTGGATGTTCATCATCAAGCAGCGTTCGATGACGACGGCGAGCTCGAAGTGCAGGAATCGAGCGTCGAGACGTCCCTCGAGGACTTCGGCGCCGACGTTGACCATCGCGAGCGCGAACCGCGTCGGGACCAGCCGGAGGCGAGTGAGTTCGGCGTCGACGACTGTCCCGAAGTACAGGACGCAGTCGAGGACGACGAGCAGGCCGCCCTCTTCCCCGATACCGACGACGACCAGCAGACGCTGACTGGCGAGAGCGCGGCAACACGCTGTCTCTTCGAGAAGTGAACCACCTTCGAGCTGAGTAGTTCGAAATCCGCCGGCGTCTCGCCATCACGAAAGCCATCGCGTCCGCTCAATATACGTCATCTCGCTCAATCTCGATCGACGAGATACCCCCAATTGAGCAGAGAGCATTGACCACGGATTCAGGTGCTGTCACTCGAAGCGTCGCACGTCCAAGTGTCGAATCGACAGTCGCACTCTCCTGCTCAACTCGTTCGATGACCGCCTCTTGATCGCCGGAAACACCGAGAAGAAGGGATACTGTCGTCTCGCACTCACTCCCACGAATCTTCTCGACTTGCGAATCAACGTAGGCCGGCATACTATCTGGACCATCGATACCGAGCGATTTGATTCTACTCTATGAGAGCAGCTGGCACGTATCGAGCGGACGCACACTCCTTCAGGAGAGGGGTCCGAACCAAGCATCAAGACAATCGAAAGACGCCCGCTCTCACGAATCGGTTTGTCAGCCCCCGGGAGGGGTGCGGCGCGCGCCCGAGAGGCGCGTTGTCGCGACTAATCTATGAGTGACGCAGAGACAGAGTCAGCAGTCACGTTCGACGAATCGGACTCACGAGATGATGCGATGGCGGAGACGATCGAGGCGTGGATTGAGGACCTCATCGAACACGTAGAAGACGCACGCGGGAGCGAGGCGTTCCAAGAGTGGCTGGACGTGCAGAGCCAGTTCCACGACTACTCCTACCGAAATACGCTTCTCATCAATCTGCAGTGTCCAGAGGCGACGAAGGTTGCGGGGTATCGGACGTGGCAGGAAGAGTTCGACCGGCACGTCCAAGCCGGCGAGAGTGCGATCTGGATCTGGGCACCCATCATCGCGAAGCAATGTCCGGAGTGCGGGAACGCGCCGAGCTACCACGAGCAACGCGAGTGTGGGTACGACGAGACCCCGCCCGAAGAGTGGGAGCAAAGGCTGGTGGGGTTCCGGCCGGCGTCGGTCTTCGACGTCTCCCAGACCGACGGCGAGCCACTCCCGGAACTCGATACTGCGGCGACAGGCGATGCTGGCGACCTCGTCGACGTCCTCGAAAACGCAGCTGCAACCCTCGACGTCGCGGTGCGTATCGTCGACGCCGACGAGTGGCCTCATGGGAAGGCCGAGGGCATCTGCAAGCCACGTAGCGCGGACGAACGGCCGCTCGTCGAGGTTCGTGACCGGGCGAACGAGGCGGACCTCGCGGTGACGCTCGTCCACGAACTCGCACACGCCCTCCTCCACGGCGCTATCAGCGACCCCCTAGCGCGCTCAGAGCAAGAGTTTGAGGCTGAGGCCGTCGCGTACATCGTCGGCCGGCACTGTGGCCTCGATACGCGCAACTCCTCGTTCTACCTCGCCGCCTGGGCCGGCGACGACCCCGAGGCAATTCGCGACCGGCTTGGTCGGATTAGTCAGACGGCACAGCAGCTCATCGAAGCCATCGGTAGACCGATCGAGAGCGAAGACTGATCGATTGAGGATCGTTAACTCAGTAAATCTTTTCAATATTCTGAATATAAAGTAGCGGGTGTGGCTCGATATGAGAAGAGCAACGTCGAGAAAACGATATCCGATACACTCATACGTCGACATATCCAAGGAAACACCATGCACGATTTAACTGGCTTTCAGCGGGACCTCTTGTACGTTATCGGTGGCCTTAACGAGCCGAACGGGCTCGAGGTCAAGGACGAGCTTGAGGGGTACTACGAGACAGAGATCCACCACGGACGCCTCTATCCAAACCTCGATACCCTCGTCGACAAAGGCCTAGTCGAGAAAGGCGAGATCGACAAGCGCACTAATTTCTACGCACTCACCCGGCGTGGTCGGCGCGAACTCGAAGCCCGCCGTGAGTGGGAGAACCAGTACGTCGAGCTATAGGATGACTTCAACGTCTGACCGGGAAGCAGTTAGGAAGACGTCGGTACTGCATCGGAGGAGACACCCTGTTTGCTTTAATCAGAGCCGGATGAATCAGCTGTTCAATACAGTAGGTGCATCTATCGTCAGAATATAGATACACATATTTCCTATTAGATTATGTATGTTTAATTGATGACGGGTAATTTCTCTCAACGTCGGTGGTGGGTCCTTGTTATCTCAGCATATATTGCAGGGGCAATACAGGCTTATCGAGTAATTATTGGTAAAGGGGAAAGAGTCGGTATGGTTGCCTCTATTGCATGGTTGCTCGTGATTCTCATCTCTAGTTGGAATCTCTATCAGTCTCATCATAATCGATAGTGGTCGACACGTACTGTTCAACGGCCATACTTTTCATACTATTTCACCTGAAATATAATGAATGTCCGCGCAGGTCTCGCTCGGCTATTCTCTACCGGCGGAGCAGGCCGAGTGCCTTGGGGGTTGATCCCAAGGCGGTTCACCGAAGCAGTGGAGGTAGTAGTTGAGTGTCGATATTTCGGGACAAACATCTCTGCAGGCACTGAAGAATACCCTGAGTGTAGCTCAGACAAAATCGCGTACTACCGAATTCCCTTCTAAGCCTCCCGAACACCTAAGTCATGCTACCAAGAGTTTGGAAGCGGTGACCCCCACTTCACCAAGAAGTTCGCACAACTACCTAATAGCGATTTGTGATAGTTGAGAGCTAGTTTTATGCGTCTAGAGGTGGTCGGATAGGATGTTGGCAGCGCGGCTCCCATCACTGGACATCGCCACGCTGCCAACATTCCGATTATGCGTCGATAACGAGAGCCATCCCTGTTTCGCTCTCGTTCTCTTGCCTCACCCCTGAGTGTGTCAATTAGTACTACCAGAACCAGATGTCGTTCACGAGCGCGTCAGCTAGCTGTGTGAGTGATGCGACTGTCTGCCAGGTGTGACGTTCATGTCGTGACTTGGCGGAGGCGAGCAAGATAAACGACTCAGGTATATCTGTCCCGTATCACTGCAGTAGCCCCACCAACAACTGCGGCGATTATGCAAGAAATGAATAGCGGGACAATAGCAGAGGGTATCGAGAATGATTGACCAGTCCCACCACCAATTAGAGGTATTGCAGCTGCTAAAATACTCATTATGAATGTGCCAGCGCCACTCCCAATTGCTCCAACAACCATTCGATCAAATGTCGAGTCAAGAACGAACCCAAAGACAATACTGAAAATAGCTGCGAGCACTGTCCCAAAAATGAATACTATTCCGACAAGCTGAAAGAATACTAGCCCGACAAAAATCGGACCAAACACCGCAATATTCTGTCCTTGTGCTGCAGAAATATATGTTGTTCGCGCCCAATTAATGAGTAGGTACTGAAGAACTCCAATTGCGATTCCGAGACTACTGTATGTTACTACGTATAGTGCGATTGTTTTACGATATTTCCCCATCGTATACCGATACAAAATGTAGACGAATAAATAACCTAGACATCTTCCGAACACCACCAAGAAGTAGATCCCTCTTCACGTGCGATAGACAGAATCCAGCCCAAATAGTGCACACAGCGGCACCAGTGTTGCTGTCGAGAAGAAGAGTTTCACGGCAACAAGGAGACCGAAGACACATGGCGATAGTGCGGGAAGAGAAGCGTCGGTACAACGATGACGACAGCCGCTGAGACTACAGCAGTAACGGTGCAGAGTCGACACCTGGTGTGCTCACTCATCTACCTCATCCGTCCCATCCATTCCCGTATCGACGTCCACACCGAGACGCTCGACGTGCAACGCCACGCATTCTGACAGGAAATACATCTTCCTGTACTCCCCCTTCGTCGTCACTGCGCCGCGCTCGTCAAGCCGCCGTAGGTAGTGCTCGACTGTCGGGTAGTTGATACCGACCATATCTACGAGTTAATACCGGTTCCGTGGGCGCTCACTGAGTCCATCAACAATGCGTCGACGGTTCTCGTTGTCAGCGATCCGCCAGGGGAGCCGGCGGATGTGCTCTCATAGGCAAGACGTGTCACTCATCCGCGGAGTGCTTCTACGGGGGACTCGTTGGCAGCTTTCCACGCGGGGTAGAAGCCGCTCAAGACGCTCGCAATGACGGCGAACGCGATCCCGTAGACAAGATATTTTACGCTCGCCCACTGGAACGCGAGTGTTGCGTCGCCGGCCAGCACCTGAAACAGTATCAGCCCGACGGCGAGCGAGCCGAGCGCGCCGACGAGCCCGCCCAGCACGCCGAGGAACGCCGCTTCGGCCAGTATCATGCGCAGCACTTCGCCGCGACGGATGCCGACGGCGCGCAGCACGCCGATTTCGCCCCGGCGCTCGATGACGCTCATCAGCATGACGTTCAGGATGGCGACGCTCGCGACGACGAGCGAGATGCCCCCGATACCGAGCAGCGCCGTCTGGAGCGTGTCCATGAAGCCGCCGATGTTCTCCTGAATGTTTGCGTAGCTTTGAATCTGTACGTCCGTCTCGTCATCAGTATTAAAGTACGCGTCCAACTCGTCTGCGAGCTCGCTCGCGGCGTCACCGTCCGCGGCGATAATCGTCACCGAATCGTAGTAGTTCTGGTCGGAGAGTGCCGACATCGGCAGGACGAGTTCGCCCCGGCCGCCGCCCAGCCCGAAGCCGCTCTCGGACTCGATGAGGCCGCGAATCCGATAGAGCTGACCGTCATACTCGATGGGGTCGCCGAGTTCAAGGCCGAGCGTCTGGGCAGTGCTGTTGGTGATGAGCGCGCCTGTCGTGAGCCGGGTCGGGGACTCGCCTTCGGCGACGTCGTAGAGCGCCGAGGCGTTCGTCACCCCCGTGACGCTCACCCATGCCGATTCCCCGCTACGCGACGTGAGCTCCGTACTGTTCGACTTCTGCGGGACAACCGTTGCATCCGTCGCAATACTCTCCATCGACGATATTTGGTCGTCAGTGAGCCCATCTGTATCAAGGTCGTCACCAGCAGAGGCGGACACCTGATTCGTCAGGCTGCCGAGCTGCGAGGACGCCTGCTGCTGGAGCGCGACGGTCGCCATGCCGAGCGAGGCGATGGCTATCACGCCGATGATGATGCCGAGCGCGGCGAGCGCGGTGCGCATCCGGTTGCGCCCGAGGTTCCGCCACGCCATCAGGACGCTCGGGAAGCGATGGAGGAGGCTCACTGTATCACCCCATCAACGATGCGGACGACGCGGTCGGCGTACTGCACGAGCTGTTCGTCGTGCGTGATGGCGACGATAGCGATGTTCTCCGTCTCCTTCAGGCGCGTCATCTCCTCGAGGATGGTCCGGCCGGTCTCCTGGTCGAGGTTCCCGGTGGGCTCGTCCGCGAGGAGGACGTCCGGCTCGTTGATGAGCGCGCGGGCGATGGCGACGCGCTGCTGTTGGCCGCCGGAGAGTTCGTCGGGAGTGTGGGTGAGGCGCTCGCCGAGGCCGACGCGACGGAGGAGGTCGACGGCGCGCTCGCGGCGGTCGACGGTCGTGTCCCACATCGAGGGGAGTTCGACGTTCTCGACGGCGTTCAACATCGGGAGCAGGTGGAAGTCCTGGAAGACGAACCCGAGCTCCGAGCGCCGCTCCTCGGTGCGTTCGTCCTCGCTCGCCTCCGTGACGTCGCGGCCCTCGAGCCGGACGACGCCCTCGGTCGGCGAGTCGAGCAGGCCGATCATGTTCAGCATCGTGCTCTTGCCGCTCCCCGAGGGACCGGTGACGACGACCATCTCGCCGCGCTCGGCGTGGAAGTCGACATCCTTGAGCGCGACGACGGTCTCCGCGCCGCTCTCGTAGCGCTTGACGACGGAGTCGAGTTCGATGATGCTCATTCGCGGTTCCAGAGGTAGTAGAGGCCACCCCCTGCGGCGACAAGTACAACCACGCCGATCGCGATCGGGACGACCGGGAGCCCGGAGCCGGACTGGCCGGGCGCGCCGCTGGGCGCGCCGCTGGACGCGTCGGCCTGCTGGCTTCCGCTCGCGGCCGCCGCGCCGCCCGCCGAGTCGAGGGGGACCTGCTGCGTGGTGGTGACGCGCTCGCCGTCGACGATGTACGTGATTTCGACGGGAATCGAGGAGACGCCCGAGTCGACGGTCGCGCCGAGCTCGAACGTCGCGAACTCGCTGGCGTCCACGGAGCCGACGAAGTACTCGCCGGAGCCGCTCGTGGGCGTCACGCCGTCGGCGTCCTCGACGCTCACGAGCACGGAGTCGACATCCGTCCCACCAATGTTTGCAGCGTCTCCTTCAAGTGTGACTGTTGACCCAGTCTGTGTTGATGAGACACTAGCCAGCTGAACTTCACCTTCGATTTCTTGTTTGAGTGTGACAGTGCGTGTCGTCTGATAAGAGTCCCCACTAGCGGTATAGGAGGCCTCGAATGTAATATTTTCCGTATTGTAGTCCTCGGTATCAAAGGTAGTCGATGCGCTTGATCCCGCCTCAATATTCGGAAGGTGACGTTGATCAAGTGTCTCAGACCCGTCAATGGCAGAAACTTTAACATTAGTGAAGTTCATATTTCCATAATTGCTCAGCGAAACTTTCGTCGAATCAGACATATTTGTTGTGACTGAAAGGTCTGGAGAATGGCTTGCGGAATCAATAGTAACATAGACTGGCTTCCGATTGACGAAAAGATGCCCATCAGCATCGTATCCTCGGACAGTAACCGTCAGCCGCTTTTGATCCGGGGATTCAAATGAAGTTGATAGTGGAATTTCAACAGAATCTCCCGGCCCAATAGTTCCGATATCATCAGCAGTAACGAACGTTGAGGGACCAGTTATACTAACCTCCGTGATTTCTGCACCCGCATTAGCTGATTCAGAATTAGTAATTGACGTGGTGAGAACAACGTTTGATTCAGTAGACGGATCTTCTGGGGAGACTTGAACATCGTCAATAACGACGAATGATTGAGAATTAGTCACATTCTCTCTCGTCGTATCCGACACATCTGCAGTAACCGAGGTATCAGACATATCAGCTGAAACAGCTGTAACGCCCATCGCTAACGATGCAACGACGATGAAGGCAACGACAATTCCAGAGGACAGTTGAGAACGGTTCATTTAGTCCCCTCAGCCGAACGATGATATGCCGCAACTAGTGACGTGGAGGTTGCTCGCTGATGAGGTGATACGACTGTTAGAGATGGAGGTCTCGTCTTCACACTCCCGGATTAGATCTCTATACTTAAATCTCATTTCCAAAAAGACACATTACTCGGGCCCAGATAAGGTACAAATTCAGTGAACTACCTCGGGGTCAAGCCTCGAGGCACTCGGCCTGCCCCGCCTGTAGATTCGACACCATACCACTAATCAGACACACTGTCTCGACCACGCTCAAGACGTTCTCGTTCGAGACCTGAGTGACTTCACGACGAAGGAATGACGATAATGTACGTGGGCGACCTCACCGACATACTCTCCGAATATTGGTCGACACAGATGAACGAAAATACCCATCAATTCTGGGTATTCTGCTCGTTCATCAACCAGTCTGCCACACCTATCGAGGAGTATGCCATCTATATTGAAATATATTGAAAATATCACAACCACAGAGTGCGCAGCATGTGGCGAGCGGGAGAATACAGAGTGGAACAGCGATGTATTCCGCTATCTGTGTGGCTACGAAGGCTACGCACCTCAAAGCCTCGCAGACGTCCCTTGAACGGCAGACTGGCGAACATACAGTCAGGTTGATGGCACGTAAACCTCGCGTGGGACGAACATTTGGTCGGAGCTATCAGACTTTCTAAAAAAGGATAGCTCAACGAGGAGCGCACAAATCAGAGTACTTACGAGACGAAAAGTTGCCTCCGTGAGGACAGTATAGCCAACAATCCTATCGGAGGAATCCCATCGGAGAGAGGGTGACAAATCAGCGAGTTGGATGAAGAGATACCACCCATACGATATCACGTATCAGATATAAATGGTATTTCTGAGTGTGTTTGAAGAGGGTACCCGAGTCCAGATAGACATTCCTGATGAGATCGATCCTGACTTCGAGATATACCATGGAGCATGCGGGATAATCATCTCCGTGACAGAAGAGGGGAACAATTCGGTCCTCTATCGGGTCAAACTTGACTCAGGGGAGGTCCAAGACTCTCCATGGCGAAATCTCCAGACAACGAGTAAATGACACGTAGGAATTAGAATCCACTCCTGAAGGAGTATAGTGTGAGCGACAATACAACGTGACCGCCTTCGTATTGTGACTCAGAACCGATTCGGAATACACTAACTTACCCTCTGTAGGAAATATAGAATATCAAGGAGAAATCCCACGACATTAGTCGTAGAATTAATCCGATAGTATTCAACATAACTATGTTGTCGTAGTTTGTTGAGTTGAATACCGAGTCCGAGGAAAGGATACGTGCTCCATTATGGAGGTAATGAATCCCGCTATCTCGGTCGGGAGCCGTACTGGCCCGGCCCAGAACTCAACCGTATAGTGCGTTGAGTTGAGGACTTCCCGAAATCGGGGCACGGTCTGTGACCGTGGACCCCATGACTTCAGTTGTGGGAGGGTGTCCGGCCACTATCAACACGCTGTCCCACCTGCCACTGTGAGTGTTTGTCATCCCTTGCACCGCTACTGGCAAACGACACCCAACTGTCTAATTCAACGGGTGTCGTTCACAACACAGCTAAGCTGTGCCTGTATGAATACAGGATAGCCGTCACAAAAATCCTGATTAACTATCAAACATTAGTCCCATAGGTCGCCGGTACGGTTGTCGGCTTTGAGGACATCGCGGGCAAGGCCGGAACGGATGCTGAATTCGTATTCGTAGTAGCTGCCACTTCGGCCCTTCGTTTTGTTCGTTGACGTCAAGGAAGCCTTTGAGGTAAGCTGGCTGAGATTGTCGTGGATAGTGCGGTCGGAGACGACATCGGTACTGGGTTTCTTTGCGACGACGCATAGCGCTCTTAGATGTGGGAGCGCTTCGCAGGCGTCTGCTCGTCGTCGTGGAGGGCAAAAAGTCCGTAGAGGGCAAGTTTCGCTTGGGTAGGGAGTTTGGAGAGTTCATTCTGAACTTTGTCGCGCTCAACAGAATCGTCGGCGCGCTAGATGTGTTCTTCAGTTACTGTATCGACGCCGTCGTCGCGGGCAAAATCACCGGCCTTGTAGAGGCGCTTCAGTGCTTGGCGCGCACTCCCGTATTTCTATGCGGTCTGGCGCGGCACAGAGCGGGATGACGACGTCTTGGAGGACGTCATCGTGGAAGGCGTCGTCGGCACGCTGGCTGAGAATCTTCCGGAGTTGTTTTGCGTCGTAGGGCGGGAAATGAATCTCCTCGTCACAGAGACTGTCGGTAACGCGTGCACTGAGGTTTTCGCAGAAGGTCGGATTCCTCCCACGTCTAAAGCCGTGGGCTTCCTCCTCACATCTCTGTGAGACTGCCAATCACTTCGGTCACGAGATTTTGGCGTTGGAGATTGCAGACGACCGCGTACATTCGTTCAATGCGATCCGAAACATAGTCCAGCAGACATCGTTCGACAGTTCAAGTCGTATTCGGGGAAGCACTTGCTGGAGCGGTATCCCGAAATTCGAGGATCGTATTTCTGGGGTGGTGGGTTCTGGAAGGTTGGGTACTACGTGGGAACAACGGGCGCGGTGTCGGAAGAAGTAGTTGAACGGTATATCGAGGAGACAGAACACTGAGTTGAGTGTCGGGCTTCACCCCTGTCCGGTAACGCGGGGAACTCGCCCTCGAAAATCGTTTAGAACTACTCACTCTCCAGATATCAAGTCTCCAAGGAACACGTTTCGGCGACTAGTAAACACTAGTAAATTTGGATACCGTTCCCACGTCTTTATCTTGAATCCAGAGTTATCACTGTCCGATGCGTCGAGCAATTATACTACTTGTGGTAGGGTTACTGCTAGTAGCACCAGTACAGATAACAGCAGCGGAGAACTCAGTCTATGGCAGCCCTGACATTTCACTCTCAGTATCAGATAATACATTTAAATCGAGTGAGTCTGCCACAATCTCGATCTCAGCAACAAATAGTGGGGAGGTTCAACAGGGTGGACCAGCACAATATGAAGAAAAGGTCCAGACTGCACAGAACATCCGAATGACGATACTTGAGGATCAAATATCTGCACCAATTGATGTGAAGACATCAACTGTTACTGCAGGATCGCTTCCCAACACCGGCACGTCTCAATTTGATTTTAATGTCGAATTCGGGGACATGGAACCGGGAACATATCGCATCCCAGTCAAAGTTGAATATAAGTATGCCCGAATGGTTACGTATGATGACACTCAACAGCCAGAATACGTCTGGAGAACGACAGACGAACAAAAATACGTCACTATCAAGATTGAAGACCGACCACAGTTCAAGCTCACCTCAGAGGGGGAAAATGACGTTTTCGCGGGCGATACTGGTAATCTCTCCTTCACGATGAAGAATACAGGCACACGGACCGCGTCCAACGCGTCCATCCAGCTCTCCACACACTCGTCATCGGTATACTTCGGCTCGCCGTCGAGTGCGTCGTCCTCGACCAGCCTCTACGTTCCAACGCTTGAACCAGGTGAACGCACGACCGTCTCCGCACAAGTCGGTGCAGGTGCCGAGACCGCCGCAGGCGAGTATCCCGTAGACGCCGCCGTCTCGTACAAGAACCAGAACGGCGTCACTGAGCAGTCTGACACGATGACGACGGGCGTAACGGTTCGTCCGGAGCGCTCGTTTGAGCTACGTGATGTCTCCACCGAGAACTTCCGCGTCGACGAAGACGAGGCGCAGATCAACGCAACGCTTGTCAACACCGGACCTGGTGACGCGCAGAACATTGCGGTGCAACTCGGCCAGACATCGACCGTGACGGCGACAAACGGCGAGTCATCAGTCGGCAGCCTCGCAGTCGGGGAGTCCGCACCGGTCTCGTTCACTGTGACGATTCCGGACAGCGCCGAACCCGGAACGAACACCTTCCCA is a genomic window containing:
- a CDS encoding DUF7342 family protein, whose translation is MSEESERDWATKLSAAERVEAVALSVSEPRTANWIAGEADVAHETATKYLTRLVDDGKLSADTRGQQTTYAPDPVGQYLIEMRELYENHSPDELATSLEEMNDQIRSWKTEYDVETPNELRASLSSAPDREDERARREAAREWEHLQTRRRLVEDALRLYDRFPGEQ
- a CDS encoding ArdC-like ssDNA-binding domain-containing protein, with the protein product MSDAETESAVTFDESDSRDDAMAETIEAWIEDLIEHVEDARGSEAFQEWLDVQSQFHDYSYRNTLLINLQCPEATKVAGYRTWQEEFDRHVQAGESAIWIWAPIIAKQCPECGNAPSYHEQRECGYDETPPEEWEQRLVGFRPASVFDVSQTDGEPLPELDTAATGDAGDLVDVLENAAATLDVAVRIVDADEWPHGKAEGICKPRSADERPLVEVRDRANEADLAVTLVHELAHALLHGAISDPLARSEQEFEAEAVAYIVGRHCGLDTRNSSFYLAAWAGDDPEAIRDRLGRISQTAQQLIEAIGRPIESED
- a CDS encoding helix-turn-helix transcriptional regulator: MHDLTGFQRDLLYVIGGLNEPNGLEVKDELEGYYETEIHHGRLYPNLDTLVDKGLVEKGEIDKRTNFYALTRRGRRELEARREWENQYVEL
- a CDS encoding ABC transporter permease — its product is MAWRNLGRNRMRTALAALGIIIGVIAIASLGMATVALQQQASSQLGSLTNQVSASAGDDLDTDGLTDDQISSMESIATDATVVPQKSNSTELTSRSGESAWVSVTGVTNASALYDVAEGESPTRLTTGALITNSTAQTLGLELGDPIEYDGQLYRIRGLIESESGFGLGGGRGELVLPMSALSDQNYYDSVTIIAADGDAASELADELDAYFNTDDETDVQIQSYANIQENIGGFMDTLQTALLGIGGISLVVASVAILNVMLMSVIERRGEIGVLRAVGIRRGEVLRMILAEAAFLGVLGGLVGALGSLAVGLILFQVLAGDATLAFQWASVKYLVYGIAFAVIASVLSGFYPAWKAANESPVEALRG
- a CDS encoding ABC transporter ATP-binding protein gives rise to the protein MSIIELDSVVKRYESGAETVVALKDVDFHAERGEMVVVTGPSGSGKSTMLNMIGLLDSPTEGVVRLEGRDVTEASEDERTEERRSELGFVFQDFHLLPMLNAVENVELPSMWDTTVDRRERAVDLLRRVGLGERLTHTPDELSGGQQQRVAIARALINEPDVLLADEPTGNLDQETGRTILEEMTRLKETENIAIVAITHDEQLVQYADRVVRIVDGVIQ
- a CDS encoding COG1361 S-layer family protein, which gives rise to MTILEDQISAPIDVKTSTVTAGSLPNTGTSQFDFNVEFGDMEPGTYRIPVKVEYKYARMVTYDDTQQPEYVWRTTDEQKYVTIKIEDRPQFKLTSEGENDVFAGDTGNLSFTMKNTGTRTASNASIQLSTHSSSVYFGSPSSASSSTSLYVPTLEPGERTTVSAQVGAGAETAAGEYPVDAAVSYKNQNGVTEQSDTMTTGVTVRPERSFELRDVSTENFRVDEDEAQINATLVNTGPGDAQNIAVQLGQTSTVTATNGESSVGSLAVGESAPVSFTVTIPDSAEPGTNTFPFTVQYENNDGDIRTTDTPIRKSITIGSERDPFTITNVSTDVSPGGSDSVTVGVRYNGEKPVSATNAKIFVSDPISSSDDGAYLGTIQPGETKNATFTVSAGSSALVKDYAASVEVRYDTVDGDTKYTDGLPIGISVSPASGGLPVPLPVIVVALLVVAGGAYVLYRRR